In the genome of Candidatus Margulisiibacteriota bacterium, one region contains:
- a CDS encoding TetR/AcrR family transcriptional regulator — protein MPKIVNKTEKREKLVQAAIPIFAKYGFRETKMSDIAISADVGKGTLYEYFESKDELFLNTFKLWFSYFSEQMQDIVGKEKNPYKQLVLFYEQFFQTIEQYGDTYYIYFDFWSELTRNTNINQQEIVNVYQSLRELFADILEDGVQKKVFKTIDSMAMSTALLSLADGLLMQWLIDRSSFSIKDIGNQAVKAFLGSLLI, from the coding sequence AAAGAGAAAAACTTGTTCAGGCAGCCATCCCTATTTTTGCCAAATACGGTTTCCGTGAAACAAAAATGTCCGATATCGCTATCTCGGCTGATGTTGGTAAGGGTACGCTCTATGAGTATTTCGAAAGCAAAGACGAACTTTTCCTGAATACCTTTAAGCTCTGGTTTTCATATTTTTCCGAACAGATGCAGGATATTGTCGGTAAAGAAAAAAATCCTTACAAACAGCTCGTTTTATTTTATGAACAATTTTTTCAGACCATAGAACAATATGGGGATACTTATTATATTTATTTTGATTTCTGGTCGGAATTAACCAGAAATACCAATATTAATCAGCAGGAAATTGTCAATGTTTATCAGTCTTTGCGGGAACTTTTTGCTGATATACTGGAAGACGGAGTTCAAAAAAAAGTTTTTAAAACCATAGATTCCATGGCCATGAGCACAGCCTTGCTTTCATTGGCCGACGGTTTACTCATGCAGTGGCTTATTGACCGGTCGTCTTTTTCTATAAAGGATATCGGCAATCAGGCTGTAAAAGCTTTTCTGGGCTCTTTATTAATTTAA